The Acidimicrobiales bacterium genome has a window encoding:
- a CDS encoding sigma-70 family RNA polymerase sigma factor, whose amino-acid sequence MTGTSSRRTDTGVEDDFSALYRDQRDRLRRVAYLMTGQAAVAEEIVHDAFLRVHGRWRSLDVPAAYLRRTVVNLCLAWRSRSAMAREREPRVGGWVDPPELDETWALLDRLPRDQRVALVLRYYEDLAVDEIAQVMGCRPATVRTRIHRALTALRKEMTP is encoded by the coding sequence ATGACGGGAACCAGCTCGAGACGGACCGACACCGGGGTCGAGGACGACTTCAGCGCCCTCTACCGCGACCAGCGGGATCGCCTTCGTCGGGTGGCCTACCTGATGACCGGTCAGGCCGCCGTGGCGGAGGAGATCGTGCACGACGCGTTCCTCCGCGTCCACGGCCGCTGGCGGTCCCTCGACGTACCCGCGGCCTACCTGCGGCGCACGGTCGTGAACCTCTGCCTCGCCTGGCGGTCGCGATCGGCGATGGCCCGCGAGCGCGAGCCGCGGGTGGGTGGCTGGGTCGACCCGCCCGAGCTCGACGAGACCTGGGCGCTGCTCGACCGCCTGCCCCGCGACCAGCGGGTGGCGCTCGTGCTCCGCTACTACGAGGACCTGGCGGTCGACGAGATCGCCCAGGTCATGGGGTGCCGGCCCGCCACCGTCCGCACCCGCATCCACCGGGCGCTCACCGCCCTGCGCAAGGAGATGACCCCGTGA